In the Ascochyta rabiei chromosome 17, complete sequence genome, one interval contains:
- a CDS encoding Protein-lysine N-methyltransferase efm5: MALPLRCARSRAAMPAQLRTIRVSPFSTSTSRPAGRINHDVRITRTGKPILTVSAGRSSLGGYTATVFGATGFLGRYVVNRLARSGCTVIVPFREEMAKRHLKVAGDLGRVIFMEMDLRNTASIEESVRHSDIVYNLIGRDYPTKNFDLADVHVEGTERIAEAVAKYDIDRYVHVSSHSAQLDSPSEFYRTKAQGEQVARSIYPETTIVRPAPMFGYEDRLLHRLASPSNVITSNWLQERFSPVHAIDVGMALEAMLHDDTTAAETFELYGPTEYTMAELNDIVEREAMKKRRHINIPKRVMKPVARYANKLLWWPIHSEDEVEREFIDQYIDPQAKTFKDLDIEPVELSSLTFEYLKGYRSSSYYDLPPMSEREKREEKKYLHVIDDQ; this comes from the exons CAGCTGCGCACAATCCGCGTTTCGCCCTTCTCGACCTCGACAAGCCGCCCAGCAGGCCGAATCAACCACGATGTCAGGATCACCAG GACCGGAAAGCCCATATTGACCGTGTCCGCCGGACGATCCTCGCTCGGAG GCTACACAGCAACCGTATTCGGAGCGACGGGCTTCCTCGGCAGATACGTTGTCAACCGACTTG CTCGATCAGGATGCACAGTGATTGTGCCCTTCCGCGAGGAGATGGCGAAGCGCCACCTGAAGGTTGCTGGTGACCTTGGCCGCGTTATCTTCATGGAAATGGACCTGCGCAATACCGCGTCGATTGAGGAGAGCGTTCGACACTCTGACATTGTCTACAACCTCATTGGTCGCGACTACCCCACCAAGAACTTCGACTTGGCCGACGTCCATGTCGAGGGAACTGAGCGCATTGCCGAGGCCGTTGCAAAGTACGACATTGACCGCTATGTCCACGTTTCCTCGCACAGCGCCCAGCTCGACTCTCCCTCGGAGTTCTACCGCACCAAGGCCCAGGGTGAGCAGGTAGCGCGCTCCATCTACCCGGAGACCACCATCGTTCGCCCGGCGCCCATGTTCGGGTACGAGGACCGTCTCCTCCACCGTCTGGCTTCTCCCTCCAACGTCATTACCTCCAACTGGCTGCAGGAGCGCTTCTCCCCCGTCCACGCTATCGACGTTGGTATGGCGCTCGAGGCCATGCTGCACGACGACACAACAGCTGCCGAGACGTTTGAGCTTTACGGACCTACAGAGTACACCATGGCTGAGCTGAACGACATCGTCGAGCGGGAAGCTATGAAGAAGCGCCGCCACATCAACATTCCTAAGCGCGTTATGAAGCCTGTCGCACGCTACGCCAACAAGCTCCTCTGGTGGCCCATTCACTCCGAGGACGAGGTCGAGCGTGAGTTCATTGACCAGTACATCGACCCCCAGGCCAAAACATTCAAGGACCTCGACATCGAGCCCGTGGAGTTGAGCAGTCTCACATTCGAGTACCTCAAGGGCTACAGGAGCTCGTCGTACTACGATTTGCCACCCATGTCGGAGCGTGAGAAGCGTgaggagaagaagtaccTGCACGTCATCGATGACCAGTAG
- a CDS encoding pre-rRNA processing has translation MAFEVSYNLENEQQFWDELDDIVSTRCQEEESIDNSLRAFLNVTTSYKSEYLDTDYSVAKCIFRVLEGELFMTHKEYVRRQMIYCLLQEEDNPTIYIVAALLLYDGRNSGDDVIFEMMHTEGSFPRLVELVQLESVQEDTRLHQMLLELLYESSRVQRLTWEDFAAVNDNFILYLLGIIEGASDDAEDPYHYPVIRVLLVMNEQYLVASTNHHKDGRPPITNRLIKALSSHGMTYKTFGCNLILLLNRESETSLQLLILKVLYLLFGNPATAEYFYTNDLHVLIDVILRNLIDLPHDSPAANALRHTYLRVLYPILTNSQISKPPHYKRDDILRLLHLLVTSGNHFAPVDDTTQRLVTRCTSVPWLQPNTLRNEPGSRSNDSTTSPIDHISNGQKELARRALGMSVQDGGESSTSVLEIASHTEKPGVQTPSITHPEQAS, from the exons ATGGCATTTGAGGTGTCGTACAACCTTGAGAATGAGCAACAGTTCTGGGATG AGCTCGATGACATAGTCTCGACACGATGCCAGGaggaagagagtatagaCAACTCTCTGCGCGCCTTTCTTAATGTCACGACTAGCTACAAAT CCGAGTATCTCGACACCGACTACAGCGTCGCAAAATGTATCTTCCGCGTACTAGAGGGCGAGCTGTTCATGACACACAAGGAGTACGTGCGTCGGCAGATGATATACTGCCTTTTGCAG GAAGAAGACAACCCTACGATCTACATCGTTGCCGCTCTCCTACTATACGACGGCCGAAACAGTGGCGACGACGTCATCTTCGAGATGATGCACACTGAGGGCAGTTTTCCAAGATTAGTGGAGTTAGTACAACTGGAGAGCGTGCAAGAGGACACAAGATTACACCAAATGCTCTTGGAACTTCTGTATGAATCATCGCGAGTACAAAGACTCACTTGGGAAGACTTTG CGGCGGTAAACGACAACTTCATACTGTATCTCTTAGGTATCATCGAGGGCGCCTCTGATGATGCCGAAGATCCGTATCATTACCCAGTCATTCGAGTTCTG CTGGTCATGAACGAGCAATATTTGGTAGCTTCTACCAATCATCACAAAGACGGCCGTCCTCCAATAACGAATCGGTTAATCAAAGCACTGTCCAGTCATGGCATGACATACAAAACCTTTGGGTGTAATCTGATACTTCTCCTAAACCGAGAGTCGGAAACCTCTCTTCAACTTTTAATTCTTAAGGTCTTGTACCTTCTCTTTGGCAATCCTGCAACTGCTGAGTATTTCTACACAAACGACCTGCACGTTTTAATCGACGTCATCCTCCGGAACCTAATCGACCTTCCACACGACTCGCCCGCTGCCAATGCTCTGCGACACACGTACCTTCGGGTCCTCTACCCTATATTGACGAACAGTCAAATCAGCAAGCCGCCTCACTACAAGCGTGACGACATTCTCAGGCTTCTCCACCTTCTCGTAACGAGCGGTAATCACTTCGCGCCTGTAGATGACACCACGCAACGGCTTGTCACACGGTGTACCAGCGTGCCATGGTTGCAACCGAACACCCTGAGGAACGAACCTGGATCCCGTAGTAATGATAGTACGACATCGCCCATCGACCATATCTCAAACGGTCAAAAGGAGCTGGCACGGCGGGCATTGGGCATGAGTGTGCAGGACGGGGGCGAAAGCTCAACAAGCGTTCTCGAGATTGCATCTCACACAGAAAAACCTGGAGTTCAAACGCCAAGTATTACGCATCCTGAACAGGCATCCTAG